A single window of Myxocyprinus asiaticus isolate MX2 ecotype Aquarium Trade chromosome 34, UBuf_Myxa_2, whole genome shotgun sequence DNA harbors:
- the LOC127425204 gene encoding voltage-dependent calcium channel gamma-6 subunit-like, whose product MWSTFIVQDEEVRTGTAPAGVHQGSGGLEGLMGSRSDGRKRRLRTLSSSGKGISESQEGKIKLTFFMAVTGIMLTVLGVGTEFWVELTPSKRFHNNQTCLAAHYGLWKCCTKTFWVSDIDSKQESCGPLDLQGESNCTFFKFYTTGENIVLFQKTPEKDLTVASAMFAIFSLSLMVMGAVCIIMAVSKGVQFFLKPACVCFILSGVLIFICLIVFHQSVLSFLASDQSIPLHHKMSWSVTCLGCAGALVVVAGTLFLVLALPYSPWEKCLPKNNSDI is encoded by the exons ATGTGGTCCACGTTCATCGTGCAGGATGAAGAGGTAAGGACAGGGACTGCACCTGCTGGGgtgcaccaaggttcgggtggTCTGGAAGGGCTTATGGGATCCCGGAGCGATGGGCGCAAACGCCGACTTAGAACATTGTCCAGTTCTGGCAAAGGCATTAGCGAAAGCCAAGAGGGAAAGATTAAGCTGACATTTTTCATGGCTGTGACTGGCATCATGCTTACTGTGCTAGGGGTGGGCACAGAATTTTGGGTGGAGCTCACACCATCAAAGAGATTCCACAACAACCAGACTTGCCTGGCAGCACATTATGGTTTGTGGAAATGTTGCACCAAGACCTTCTGGGTGTCAGATATTGACTCAAAGCAGGAGAGCTGTGGGCCACTGGATTTACAGGGAG AATCCAATTGCACCTTCTTCAAATTCTACACCACTGGAGAAAACATTGTCCTATTTCAGAAAACGCCAGAAAAGG ATCTGACTGTAGCATCGGCCATGTTTGCTATCTTTAGTCTTTCCCTGATGGTGATGGGGGCTGTCTGCATCATCATGGCAGTAAGCAAAGGTGTGCAGTTCTTCTTGAAGCCAGCCTGTGTTTGCTTCATACTATCAG GTGTCTTAATCTTCATCTGTCTCATTGTCTTCCACCAATCAGTGCTTTCATTCCTGGCAAGTGACCAATCCATACCTCTACACCATAAAATGTCGTGGTCAGTGACATGTTTAGGTTGCGCTGGGGCTCTTGTTGTTGTTGCAGGGACCTTGTTCTTGGTCCTTGCTCTACCTTACAGTCCTTGGGAAAAATGCCTTCCTAAAAACAACAGTGACATCTAG